A window of the Myxococcales bacterium genome harbors these coding sequences:
- the plsX gene encoding phosphate acyltransferase PlsX: MQRIVVDAMGGDHAPEEIVKGAAEASLALPDAEIILVGDAEVIGATLPRLRHDGARVRVHHAAQVVDMDDKPSEALAAKPDASILVAAQLVAAGEGDALVSAGNTGASVLACARTWKLIPGVRRAALASVFPTELRRGEKNDPFSLILDVGATIDATAEDLVTFAIMGAAYATLVSRNRRPRVALLSNGTEAGKGPAAVVAAHQILLEATELNFIGNVEGLDIPRGVADVIVCNGFVGNVVLKMLEGVSETVVRLARYAHKEKLAWRIGLMALSSALTQLKSVTDWQQYGGAPLLGLEHPFIKAHGRSSAPAITNAIKVAGKAAAGDLCGHIARGLADLSGRRQAPTP; encoded by the coding sequence ATGCAGCGGATCGTCGTCGACGCGATGGGAGGGGATCACGCCCCCGAGGAGATCGTCAAGGGTGCCGCCGAGGCGTCGCTGGCCCTGCCCGACGCCGAGATCATCCTGGTCGGCGACGCCGAGGTGATCGGCGCCACGCTGCCGCGCCTGCGCCACGACGGCGCCCGGGTCCGGGTCCACCACGCCGCCCAGGTGGTCGACATGGACGACAAGCCGTCCGAGGCCCTGGCCGCCAAGCCCGACGCCTCGATCCTGGTCGCGGCCCAGCTGGTCGCCGCCGGCGAGGGCGACGCGCTGGTCTCGGCCGGCAACACCGGCGCCAGCGTGCTGGCGTGCGCGCGCACGTGGAAGCTGATCCCCGGCGTCCGCCGCGCGGCCCTGGCGTCGGTCTTCCCGACCGAGCTACGCCGCGGTGAGAAGAACGACCCGTTCTCGCTGATCCTCGACGTCGGCGCCACGATCGACGCGACCGCCGAGGACCTGGTCACGTTCGCGATCATGGGCGCGGCCTACGCCACGCTGGTGTCGCGCAACCGCCGGCCGCGGGTCGCGCTCCTGTCCAACGGCACCGAGGCCGGCAAGGGCCCGGCGGCGGTGGTCGCGGCCCACCAGATCCTGCTCGAGGCCACCGAGCTCAACTTCATCGGCAACGTCGAGGGCCTCGACATCCCGCGCGGCGTCGCCGACGTGATCGTCTGCAACGGCTTCGTCGGCAACGTCGTCCTGAAGATGCTCGAGGGCGTGTCCGAGACCGTCGTGCGCCTGGCCCGCTACGCCCACAAGGAGAAGCTGGCCTGGCGCATCGGCCTGATGGCGCTGTCGAGCGCGCTGACCCAGCTCAAGTCCGTGACCGACTGGCAGCAGTACGGCGGCGCGCCGCTCCTCGGGCTCGAGCACCCGTTCATCAAGGCGCACGGCCGCTCGAGCGCGCCCGCGATCACCAACGCGATCAAGGTCGCGGGCAAGGCCGCGGCCGGCGATCTGTGCGGCCACATCGCGCGCGGCCTCGCCGACCTGTCGGGGCGCCGCCAGGCCCCCACGCCGTGA
- a CDS encoding DUF3025 domain-containing protein: MHAWDPARWRGPRFAAYRATIASLPTGPRWPTVAELDAHLGAGLRRARTLRLVAQAPRGATDALPYELAIADRGWVPTRARNAHDLWNAVVWATFPRGKWALTERLAGFQRARYAAGPRLPGARAPAHDRLALLDEGGLIVVGARALVFGHAILEHAARAELAVRAAPLALPPSTPWQADAIDAALAIALADGAEVAPGPGIEIDDATLAPLDDRGPAGSSPNLPSSGASADRAPTEDAERPAR, from the coding sequence GTGCACGCCTGGGATCCCGCGCGCTGGCGTGGGCCGCGGTTCGCGGCCTATCGCGCGACGATCGCGTCGCTGCCGACGGGGCCGCGCTGGCCGACGGTGGCCGAGCTCGACGCTCACCTCGGCGCCGGCCTGCGGCGCGCGCGGACGCTCCGGCTGGTGGCGCAGGCGCCGCGGGGCGCGACCGACGCGCTGCCGTACGAGCTGGCGATCGCCGATCGCGGCTGGGTGCCGACCCGCGCGCGCAACGCCCACGACCTGTGGAACGCGGTCGTCTGGGCGACGTTCCCGCGCGGCAAGTGGGCGCTGACCGAGCGCCTGGCCGGGTTCCAGCGGGCGCGCTACGCGGCCGGGCCGAGGCTGCCGGGCGCCCGCGCGCCGGCCCACGATCGGCTGGCGCTGCTCGACGAGGGCGGCCTGATCGTCGTCGGCGCCCGGGCGCTGGTGTTCGGCCACGCGATCCTCGAGCACGCCGCGCGCGCCGAGCTGGCGGTGCGCGCCGCGCCGCTGGCGCTGCCGCCGTCGACGCCGTGGCAGGCCGACGCGATCGACGCCGCGCTGGCGATCGCGCTCGCCGACGGCGCCGAGGTCGCGCCGGGGCCGGGGATCGAGATCGACGACGCGACGCTGGCGCCCCTCGACGACCGTGGTCCAGCGGGTTCGTCGCCGAACCTTCCCTCGTCGGGGGCGAGCGCCGACAGGGCCCCCACCGAGGACGCGGAACGCCCGGCGCGTTGA
- a CDS encoding VCBS repeat-containing protein, which yields MRSPLTMVVLVAGGCNAVFGLDPVTVEDAPPAANLRFDLEAAPAALVAGALSPSGPIELVVTTGTNVVVVLHNRTAVAGAPIFAPERLVFAVGRQFDAAALVEPTPGAAPVLATVAADGTLYRIDSTGAALTATDQGLAVASPGDVVLGGEYTAGAGVALIGTPGGKAVRAIEVATSNELLGATLAKNLRAWVPADLDRAPPIDAMVAVDGAVLALRLTTITAGNSVIAAEVGGATNLGPPLAAGDLDGDGDDDVVGVDAGTALVEAFLTTTTELQHGESDGLDLGVTPSFLAIGDVDGDGRGDLVAAAPGASASTTLVVAYGDGRGRFAPGAPLALPGLARGLVVVDLDHDGRDDVGLAVAGPGGAPGAIHLVFPR from the coding sequence GTGCGGTCGCCCTTGACCATGGTCGTGCTGGTCGCGGGTGGGTGCAACGCCGTGTTCGGGCTCGACCCGGTCACCGTGGAGGACGCGCCGCCGGCGGCGAACCTCCGGTTCGACCTCGAGGCGGCGCCGGCCGCGCTCGTCGCCGGCGCCCTGAGCCCCAGCGGCCCGATCGAGCTGGTCGTGACCACCGGCACCAACGTCGTGGTCGTGCTCCACAACCGCACCGCCGTGGCGGGCGCGCCGATCTTCGCGCCCGAGCGCCTGGTGTTCGCGGTCGGACGCCAGTTCGACGCCGCGGCCCTGGTCGAGCCGACGCCGGGCGCCGCGCCGGTGCTGGCCACGGTCGCCGCCGACGGCACCCTCTACCGGATCGACAGCACCGGCGCGGCGCTGACGGCGACCGATCAGGGCCTCGCGGTCGCCAGCCCCGGCGACGTCGTGCTCGGCGGTGAGTACACGGCGGGCGCCGGCGTCGCGCTGATCGGGACGCCGGGTGGCAAGGCGGTCCGGGCCATCGAGGTCGCCACGAGCAACGAGCTGCTGGGCGCGACGCTGGCCAAGAACCTGCGCGCGTGGGTCCCGGCCGACCTGGATCGCGCCCCGCCGATCGACGCCATGGTCGCGGTCGATGGCGCCGTGCTCGCGCTCCGCCTGACCACGATCACCGCCGGCAACTCGGTCATCGCCGCCGAGGTCGGCGGGGCGACCAACCTCGGACCACCGCTCGCCGCCGGCGATCTCGACGGCGACGGCGACGACGACGTCGTCGGCGTCGACGCCGGCACCGCCCTGGTCGAGGCCTTCTTGACCACCACCACCGAGCTCCAGCATGGCGAGTCCGATGGCCTCGACCTCGGCGTCACGCCCAGCTTCCTCGCCATCGGCGACGTCGACGGCGACGGCCGCGGCGACCTGGTCGCCGCGGCGCCGGGCGCCAGCGCGTCGACCACGCTCGTCGTCGCGTACGGCGACGGCCGCGGCAGGTTCGCGCCCGGCGCGCCGCTCGCCCTGCCCGGCCTGGCCCGCGGCCTCGTCGTCGTCGACCTCGATCACGACGGCCGCGACGACGTCGGGCTCGCCGTCGCTGGCCCCGGCGGCGCGCCCGGGGCGATCCACCTGGTCTTCCCGCGCTGA
- a CDS encoding serine/threonine protein kinase: MPAAASPLLALGDAVLERYRALEIIATGGHSVVYRGKDERLARPVCIKVFTKVPGDVGIAQTSYEHFVQEAFALSRLTHPHTLRIYDFGHLGEATPFHVSEYMNGGTLTHQVRERGPLRADEALKVTRAMCDALAEAHTLGIVHRDVKPHNILFAMVGNARLAKLADFGVAKWHEGAATADPAERAGDTQVVSGQRMAMYSPSWAAPEQLAGQGVTPAADIYSLALVTVYMLTSQAIFADDDLYESYRKRRHADELVAEALASLDLPAPAVALLQRALRFHPDERPDDAAEFGLELHDAFEPITAPTNRLPEAPARAPSPVELVRAPDDEADRPRPARAQPPRRVGLGAPFAVAQRAGSFVALTNGAGDVAGLGGKTRLRITSLPPIGGRRQIHVKGLSSFIGKKGGRPSVAVHLDGDAMLDLYGHGTTASGRVRVSLGLPAAGHTVFRVGEESIAVSLEECPDPILVDFGGGAECALVYTPVYNSATDPRRARRRT, encoded by the coding sequence GTGCCGGCCGCCGCATCGCCCCTGCTCGCGCTCGGCGACGCGGTGCTCGAGCGCTACCGGGCGCTCGAGATCATCGCGACCGGGGGCCACAGCGTGGTCTACCGCGGCAAGGACGAGCGCCTGGCGCGGCCGGTGTGCATCAAGGTGTTCACCAAGGTGCCGGGCGACGTCGGCATCGCCCAGACCAGCTACGAGCACTTCGTGCAGGAGGCGTTCGCGCTGTCGCGGCTGACCCACCCGCACACGCTGCGCATCTACGACTTCGGCCACCTCGGCGAGGCGACGCCGTTCCACGTGTCCGAGTACATGAACGGCGGCACCCTGACCCACCAGGTCCGCGAGCGCGGCCCGCTCCGCGCCGACGAGGCGCTCAAGGTCACGCGCGCGATGTGCGACGCGCTGGCCGAGGCCCACACGCTCGGCATCGTCCACCGCGACGTGAAGCCCCACAACATCCTGTTCGCGATGGTCGGCAACGCGCGCCTGGCCAAGCTCGCCGACTTCGGCGTCGCCAAGTGGCACGAGGGCGCCGCCACCGCCGATCCGGCCGAGCGCGCCGGCGACACCCAGGTGGTCTCGGGGCAGCGCATGGCGATGTACTCGCCGAGCTGGGCCGCGCCCGAGCAGCTCGCCGGCCAGGGGGTCACGCCCGCCGCCGACATCTACTCGCTGGCCCTGGTCACCGTGTACATGCTGACCAGCCAGGCGATCTTCGCCGACGACGATCTGTACGAGAGCTACCGCAAGCGCCGCCACGCCGACGAGCTGGTCGCCGAGGCGCTGGCGTCGCTCGACCTGCCGGCGCCCGCGGTCGCGCTCCTGCAGCGCGCGCTGCGGTTCCACCCCGACGAGCGCCCCGACGACGCCGCCGAGTTCGGGCTCGAGCTCCACGACGCGTTCGAGCCGATCACCGCGCCGACCAACCGGCTGCCCGAGGCGCCGGCCCGGGCGCCGTCGCCGGTCGAGCTGGTGCGCGCGCCCGACGACGAGGCCGACCGCCCTCGACCGGCCCGGGCCCAGCCGCCGCGCCGCGTCGGCCTCGGCGCCCCGTTCGCGGTGGCCCAGCGCGCGGGGAGCTTCGTCGCGCTCACCAACGGCGCCGGTGACGTCGCCGGCCTCGGCGGCAAGACCCGGCTGCGGATCACCTCGCTGCCGCCGATCGGCGGCCGCCGGCAGATCCACGTGAAGGGCCTGTCGTCGTTCATCGGCAAGAAGGGCGGCCGGCCGTCGGTCGCCGTCCACCTCGACGGCGACGCCATGCTCGATCTGTACGGCCACGGCACCACCGCCAGCGGCCGGGTCCGGGTGTCGCTGGGCCTGCCCGCCGCCGGCCACACCGTGTTCCGGGTCGGTGAGGAGTCGATCGCGGTGAGCCTGGAGGAGTGCCCCGATCCGATCCTGGTCGACTTCGGCGGCGGCGCCGAATGCGCGCTCGTCTACACACCGGTCTATAATTCAGCGACCGATCCCCGCCGGGCCCGCCGGCGCACCTGA
- a CDS encoding sigma-70 family RNA polymerase sigma factor, whose protein sequence is MSAKLIPLRRVEGATDELSDQALLAAVGTGDGPALGALFDRFHGVVYRFVARLATTDEGARDDLVQATFLEVRRAARSFRGTSSVRTWILGVAANLARHTLRGERRRRARQARYVELPGPVATAVDAQLDQRRLLAAVERAVATLPHDL, encoded by the coding sequence GTGAGCGCCAAGCTGATCCCGCTCCGCCGCGTCGAGGGCGCGACCGACGAGCTGTCCGATCAGGCGCTCCTGGCCGCGGTCGGCACCGGCGACGGCCCGGCGCTGGGCGCGCTGTTCGATCGCTTCCACGGGGTCGTCTACCGGTTCGTCGCGCGCCTGGCGACCACCGATGAGGGCGCGCGCGACGACCTGGTCCAGGCCACCTTCCTCGAGGTCCGGCGGGCGGCCCGGTCGTTCCGCGGCACCTCGTCGGTCCGCACCTGGATCCTCGGCGTGGCCGCCAACCTGGCCCGCCACACCCTCCGCGGCGAGCGCCGCCGCCGCGCCCGCCAGGCCCGCTACGTCGAGCTCCCCGGCCCGGTCGCGACCGCGGTCGACGCCCAGCTCGACCAGCGCCGCCTGCTCGCCGCGGTCGAGCGCGCGGTCGCGACCCTGCCCCACGACCTGTAG
- a CDS encoding FecR domain-containing protein — MSRCAPPPQLARAVTEGVPAELAAHAETCAACRDELDAAARVVTLARLVPVPPPRADRREELRTALLARADATAPAPRRRRVWLAASAGLAAAATLAFGLGVGGSPARAHLPHGAVVAVAAARFDHDLTDGDEVVTLRDGTIAVEVAALHAGERFRVVADDAEVEVRGTRFTVRVAAGHLREVTVDHGRVEVRPRRGPARLLEAGTAWTAPLEPTAATAAADLAVEPPAPPDVAHGPPPPTSSRSPALHRAPRAAPAVTTAPPPHRRRASPPASPTIAAGRRCAPAASMTPRPTSRGSRSSTPTARWPRTRPTGTRSPWPGRTAPRPPARCAPSSTDTHGRSTSAPPASRWAGSWSSRASPPPPPRASAPRSTTPAPRSAPAPPPGSPPRGEPEAQRS; from the coding sequence ATGAGCCGGTGTGCGCCACCGCCGCAGCTGGCCCGGGCGGTGACCGAGGGCGTGCCCGCCGAGCTGGCGGCGCACGCCGAGACCTGCGCGGCGTGCCGCGACGAGCTCGACGCGGCGGCGCGGGTGGTGACGCTGGCCCGCCTGGTCCCGGTGCCGCCGCCGCGCGCGGACCGACGCGAGGAGCTGCGCACCGCGCTCCTGGCCCGGGCCGACGCGACCGCGCCGGCGCCGCGGCGTCGGCGCGTGTGGCTGGCCGCGAGCGCGGGCCTGGCCGCGGCCGCGACCCTGGCGTTCGGGCTCGGCGTCGGCGGCTCGCCGGCGCGCGCGCACCTGCCGCACGGCGCCGTGGTCGCGGTGGCCGCGGCTCGGTTCGATCACGACCTCACCGACGGCGACGAGGTCGTGACGCTGCGCGACGGCACGATCGCGGTCGAGGTCGCGGCGCTGCACGCGGGCGAGCGGTTCCGGGTCGTCGCCGACGACGCCGAGGTCGAGGTCCGCGGCACCAGGTTCACCGTGCGCGTCGCCGCGGGGCACCTGCGCGAGGTCACCGTCGACCACGGGCGGGTCGAGGTCCGGCCCCGGCGCGGCCCCGCGCGCCTGCTCGAGGCCGGCACCGCGTGGACCGCGCCGCTCGAGCCCACCGCCGCCACCGCCGCCGCGGATCTCGCCGTCGAACCGCCGGCGCCGCCCGACGTCGCGCACGGTCCGCCGCCGCCGACGTCGTCGCGCTCGCCCGCGCTGCACCGGGCGCCCCGCGCCGCGCCCGCCGTCACGACCGCCCCGCCGCCGCACCGCCGACGCGCATCGCCGCCAGCATCGCCTACGATCGCGGCTGGGCGGCGCTGCGCGCCGGCAGCTTCGATGACGCCGCGGCCGACTTCGCGCGGGTCGAGGTCGTCGACCCCGACGGCGCGCTGGCCGAGGACGCGGCCTACTGGTACGCGGTCGCCGTGGCCCGGGCGCACCGCCCCGAGGCCGCCGGCGCGCTGCGCGCCTTCGTCCACCGACACCCACGGTCGGTCCACGTCGGCGCCGCCGGCGTCGCGCTGGGCTGGCTCCTGGTCGAGTCGGGCGAGCCCGCCGCCGCCGCCGCGCGCTTCCGCGCCGCGCTCGACGACCCCAGCGCCGAGGTCCGCGCCAGCGCCGCCGCCGGGCTCGCCGCCACGCGGTGAGCCTGAGGCTCAGCGCTCGTGA